A genomic window from Salvia miltiorrhiza cultivar Shanhuang (shh) chromosome 5, IMPLAD_Smil_shh, whole genome shotgun sequence includes:
- the LOC131025453 gene encoding uncharacterized protein LOC131025453 yields MHLQSLDPGTPQDAPNYATFLRLHMYADGSYTSERDARIDAEVHRLTAATGRQERLDEVYLEVVHPDRSRIYGVGSAGQSQASRGSIRSTGSSAVSQQLYETRISTLEERLAAEQAQRQQMEDRMAAEQAQRQQMEERMAAEQAARQQMQDRMAQLEAFMRMYNAQPPPGPHLVTDGVSPPLVSGGNRRR; encoded by the exons atgcatctacagagcttggatcctggtactccccaggatgcaccgaactatgccaccttcctccgcctccacatgtacgccgacggaagttatacgtcggagagagatgctagaattgac gccgaggttcatcgactgaccgctgccacaggacgacaggagcggctagacgaggtgtatttggaggtggtgcatccggataggtcacggatctacggcgtcgggagtgccgggcagagtcaggctagtagggggtctatccgcagcacaggcagttctgcggtgtctcagcagctttatgagacacggatctccacgctggaggagcgattggcggcagagcaagcacaacgccaacagatggaggaccgcatggcggcagagcaagcacaacgccaacagatggaggagcgcatggcggcagagcaagcagcacgccaacagatgcaggaccgcatggctcaattggaggcgtttatgaggatgtataatgctcagccacctccaGGGCCtcat cttgttaccgacggcgtttcgCCGCCGCTAGTTAGCGGCGGTAATCGCCGTCGCTAG